A single Dermacentor variabilis isolate Ectoservices chromosome 9, ASM5094787v1, whole genome shotgun sequence DNA region contains:
- the LOC142558443 gene encoding uncharacterized protein LOC142558443, translated as MGRQSFGHERNRPSVKKGFIDVPLRLEPSPQQVLNEGRHLQQHPVCSDTTTSLTSKRKGKRPHKCIYCSKLFKRKSILDKHLPIHTGEKPFYCHLCPMKFSRKDSLVRHVRVHTGEKPFHCRFCPKVFTKTGSVTIHLRIHTGEKPLQCRLCPRALTQKVTVMHHMRTHTGERPYQCRYCPVAFSRKLRRRNHERSKHSKQLNTSNMSSENKDSGFDVACCNVTVLGNWQLHEGKQQCLPAWDTDRCRVLLKTSLFFFFSFCAGFIDVPLQLEPFPQQGLNEGRHLLQRPVCSDPTTSLTSKRKGKRLHKCIYCSKVFKQKSTLDKHLRIHTGEKPFCCHLCPMKFTQKEGLVRHVRVHTGEKPYHCRFCPKACADESNLRKHEATHVRQAPRDVSPSALLHQHTFEVGASPSRRPEQGKGSTAGFRVQRQCNFPH; from the exons ATGGGTAGACAGTCATTTGGTCACGAAAGAAACCGGCCAAGTGTGAAAAAAG gCTTCATTGACGTACCTCTCCGGCTGGAGCCGTCCCCTCAACAAGTCTTGAATGAGGGAAGGCATCTGCAGCAGCACCCTGTGTGCAGTGACACAACAACTTCCCTCACAAGCAAGAGAAAGGGCAAGCGACCACACAAGTGCATCTACTGCAGCAAGTTGTTCAAACGGAAGAGCATCCTGGACAAACACCTACCTATCCACACTGGCGAGAAACCATTCTACTGCCACCTCTGTCCCATGAAATTCTCGCGGAAAGACAGCCTTGTGCGCCATGTACGGGtacacacaggcgagaagccatttcactGTCGCTTCTGCCCAAAG GTCTTCACGAAGACGGGAAGTGTGACCATTCACCTCCGCATCCACACCGGTGAGAAGCCGTTGCAGTGTCGCCTGTGCCCCAGGGCCCTAACGCAAAAGGTAACCGTCATGCATCACATGCGAACACATACTGGAGAGAGGCCGTACCAGTGCCGCTATTGCCCCGTGGCTTTTTCACGAAAGCTGCGTCGAAGGAACCACGAGCGCAGCAAGCATTCGAAGCAGTTG AATACCTCCAACATGTCGTCGGAAAATAAAGATTCAGGTTTCGATGTTGCTTGTTGCAATGTGACCGTCCTTGGTAATTGGCAGCTTCACGAGGGCAAGCAACAGTGCTTGCCGGCATGGGACACCGACAGGTGCCGTGTCttgctcaaaacttctctatttttttttttttctttctgtgcaggATTCATTGATGTACCTCTCCAGCTGGAGCCATTCCCTCAACAAGGCTTGAATGAGGGAAGGCATCTGCTGCAGCGTCCTGTGTGCAGTGACCCAACAACTTCCCTCACAAGCAAGAGAAAGGGCAAGCGACTACACAAGTGCATCTACTGCAGCAAGGTGTTCAAACAGAAGAGCACCCTGGACAAACACCTACGTATCCACACTGGCGAGAAACCATTCTGCTGTCACCTCTGCCCCATGAAATTCACGCAGAAAGAGGGCCTTGTGCGCCATGTACGAGtacacacaggcgagaagccatatcactGTCGCTTCTGCCCAAAGGCTTGTGCAGATGAGTCCAATCTGAGGAAGCACGAGGCAACACACGTACGGCAGGCTCCTCGTGATGTGTCCCCGAGTGCACT ACTTCATCAACATACCTTTGAAGTTGGAGCTTCCCCATCAAGAAGACCTGAGCAAGGGAAGGGATCAACTGCAGGCTTCCGAGTGCAGCGGCAGTGCAACTTCCCACACTAA